From a single Aestuariibius sp. HNIBRBA575 genomic region:
- the xth gene encoding exodeoxyribonuclease III, with translation MKIATFNINGVKARVGALTQWLDESQPDVALLQEIKSVDEGFPREIFEERGYNVETHGQKGFNGVAILSKFPLEDVTRGLPGDDSDEQARWIEATVVGEQAVRLCGLYLPNGNPVEDGTHPKYQYKMAWMERLYARARDLMADEAPALMAGDYNIIPQAEDAARPDAWREDALFRPESRAAFRRVLNLGFTEAFRARVNGGDHYSFWDYQAGAWNRNDGIRIDHFLLTPQCADLLRDCWIESAVRGREKPSDHVPVWVDLAV, from the coding sequence ATGAAAATTGCGACCTTCAATATCAATGGTGTAAAGGCGCGTGTTGGGGCACTGACACAATGGCTGGATGAAAGCCAACCGGATGTCGCTTTGTTGCAGGAAATCAAATCCGTCGACGAAGGTTTCCCGCGCGAGATTTTCGAAGAGCGCGGCTATAACGTTGAAACACATGGGCAAAAAGGGTTCAACGGTGTTGCGATCCTGTCGAAATTCCCCCTAGAGGATGTCACACGGGGCCTGCCCGGTGATGACAGCGACGAACAGGCCCGCTGGATCGAAGCCACCGTGGTTGGCGAACAGGCTGTGCGTCTATGTGGGTTATATCTGCCCAACGGCAACCCGGTAGAGGACGGCACCCACCCCAAATATCAGTATAAAATGGCGTGGATGGAACGGCTTTATGCCCGTGCGCGCGACTTGATGGCCGACGAAGCCCCGGCCTTGATGGCGGGTGACTATAACATCATCCCCCAAGCCGAAGACGCCGCGCGGCCCGATGCATGGCGTGAGGATGCTTTGTTTCGCCCAGAAAGCCGCGCCGCGTTTCGCCGGGTTTTAAACCTTGGATTCACCGAAGCCTTTCGGGCGCGCGTCAATGGGGGCGACCATTATTCATTTTGGGATTACCAAGCGGGCGCATGGAATCGCAATGACGGGATTCGCATCGACCATTTTCTGCTGACCCCGCAATGTGCCGATTTGTTGCGTGATTGCTGGATCGAAAGCGCCGTCAGAGGACGGGAAAAACCATCCGATCACGTTCCGGTTTGGGTTGATTTGGCGGTGTGA